A genomic region of Mycobacterium sp. Aquia_213 contains the following coding sequences:
- a CDS encoding cysteine desulfurase, which translates to MSASVTPLDLAAIRADFPILKRIMRSGNQLAYLDSGATSQRPLQVLDAEREFLLTSNGAVHRGAHQLMEEATDAYEQGRADIAAFVGADADELVFTKNATESLNLVSYVLGDKRFDGAVGAGDVIVITELEHHANLVPWQELARRTGATLRWYGLTDDGRIDLDSLELDERVKIVAFSHHSNVTGAVAPVRELVARAKAVGALTVLDACQSVPHQPVDFRALDVDFGAFSGHKMLGPNGIGVLYGRRELLEALPPFITGGSMIETVTMEGTTYAAPPQRFEAGTPMTSQVVGLAAAARYLGDIGMAAVESHENELVAAALAGLSGIEAVRIIGPTSMENRGSPVAFVVDGVHAHDVGQVLDDEGVAVRVGHHCALPLHRRFGVAATARASFAVYNTPDEVDRLVAGVRRAVEFFGGA; encoded by the coding sequence ATGTCGGCCTCCGTGACTCCACTGGATCTCGCGGCGATCCGCGCTGACTTCCCGATCCTCAAGCGCATCATGCGCAGCGGAAATCAGTTGGCGTACCTGGATTCCGGCGCCACGTCGCAGCGCCCGTTGCAGGTGCTCGACGCCGAACGGGAATTTCTGCTGACGTCCAATGGCGCCGTGCACCGCGGTGCGCACCAGCTGATGGAAGAGGCCACCGACGCCTACGAGCAGGGCCGGGCCGACATCGCGGCGTTCGTCGGTGCCGACGCCGACGAGCTGGTCTTCACCAAGAACGCCACCGAATCGCTGAACCTGGTGTCCTATGTGCTGGGCGACAAGCGTTTCGACGGTGCCGTCGGTGCGGGCGACGTCATCGTCATCACCGAGCTGGAACACCATGCCAACCTGGTGCCGTGGCAGGAGCTGGCCCGGCGGACCGGGGCGACGTTGCGCTGGTACGGCCTGACCGACGACGGACGTATCGACCTGGATTCGCTGGAACTCGATGAGCGCGTCAAAATTGTTGCTTTCAGCCATCATTCGAATGTGACCGGCGCGGTGGCTCCGGTGCGGGAGCTGGTCGCCCGGGCCAAGGCGGTGGGCGCGCTGACCGTGCTCGACGCTTGCCAGTCGGTGCCGCACCAGCCGGTCGACTTTCGTGCCCTCGACGTCGACTTCGGTGCCTTCTCCGGACACAAGATGCTGGGCCCCAACGGAATCGGAGTGCTCTACGGCCGCCGCGAATTGCTTGAGGCGCTGCCGCCGTTCATCACCGGCGGCTCGATGATCGAGACCGTCACGATGGAAGGCACGACGTACGCCGCGCCCCCGCAGCGGTTCGAGGCCGGTACTCCGATGACCTCTCAGGTCGTCGGGTTGGCCGCCGCCGCACGCTATCTCGGCGACATCGGCATGGCCGCCGTCGAATCCCACGAAAACGAGCTGGTGGCCGCGGCGCTGGCGGGCCTGTCCGGTATCGAGGCCGTGCGCATCATCGGACCGACGTCGATGGAAAACCGTGGCTCGCCAGTCGCATTCGTCGTGGACGGCGTGCACGCGCATGACGTCGGACAGGTGCTCGACGACGAGGGTGTCGCGGTGCGGGTCGGCCATCACTGTGCGTTGCCGCTGCACCGCCGGTTCGGGGTGGCTGCCACGGCGCGGGCGTCGTTCGCGGTGTACAACACCCCCGACGAGGTCGACCGGCTGGTGGCCGGTGTGCGCCGGGCCGTGGAATTCTTCGGCGGAGCGTGA
- the sufC gene encoding Fe-S cluster assembly ATPase SufC: MTTLEIKDLHVSVSPANDAEAIPILKGVDLTVKSGETHALMGPNGSGKSTLSYAIAGHPKYQVTSGSITLDGQDVLAMSVDERARAGLFLAMQYPIEVPGVSMSNFLRTAAAAVRGEAPKLRHWVKEVKGAMEGLGIDPAFSERSVNEGFSGGEKKRHEILQLSLLKPKIAILDETDSGLDVDALRVVSEGVNRYAEAEHGGVLLITHYTRILRYIQPQFVHVFVGGRIVEAGGPELADELEAHGYERFAQSAATGA, from the coding sequence ATGACCACGCTCGAAATCAAGGATCTGCACGTCAGCGTCTCGCCCGCCAATGATGCCGAGGCCATCCCGATCCTCAAAGGTGTTGATCTCACCGTGAAGTCGGGGGAGACGCACGCGCTGATGGGCCCGAACGGGTCCGGCAAGTCCACCCTGTCCTATGCGATCGCCGGGCACCCGAAGTACCAGGTGACGTCCGGCTCTATCACGCTGGACGGCCAGGACGTGCTGGCGATGAGCGTCGACGAACGGGCGCGGGCCGGCTTGTTCCTCGCCATGCAATACCCGATCGAGGTGCCCGGGGTATCGATGTCGAACTTCCTGCGCACCGCCGCCGCGGCCGTGCGCGGTGAGGCACCGAAACTGCGGCACTGGGTCAAGGAAGTCAAGGGCGCGATGGAGGGCCTCGGGATCGATCCGGCGTTCTCCGAACGCAGTGTCAACGAAGGCTTTTCCGGTGGCGAGAAGAAGCGCCACGAGATCCTGCAGCTGTCGCTGCTCAAGCCCAAGATCGCGATCCTCGACGAGACCGATTCCGGGCTCGACGTCGACGCGCTGCGGGTGGTCAGCGAGGGCGTGAACCGCTACGCCGAAGCCGAGCATGGCGGTGTCCTGCTGATCACGCACTACACCCGGATCCTGCGCTACATCCAGCCGCAGTTCGTGCACGTTTTCGTCGGCGGGCGCATCGTCGAGGCCGGCGGCCCCGAGCTGGCCGACGAGCTCGAAGCGCACGGCTACGAGCGCTTTGCGCAATCGGCTGCCACGGGGGCGTAA
- the sufD gene encoding Fe-S cluster assembly protein SufD, whose product MTARTTTIEGSALNKGELFASFDVDAFEVPHGRDEIWRFTPLKRLRGLHDGSAVANGKAQITVGEQPGVKTDIVRRGDERLGQGGVPADRVAAQAFSSFNSATVVTVARDTEVAKPIEIVVTGPGEGAVAYGHLQIRVEELARAIVVVDLRGSGTYADNVEIIVGDSAALGVIWIADWADDMVHVSAHHARLGKDSVLGHVNVTLGGDLVRTTTTVRFTAPGGDAQLLGTYFADDGQHFESRLLVDHAHPNCRSDVLYKGALQGDPDSSRPDAHTVWIGDVLIRAEATGTDTYEANRNLVLTDGARADSVPNLEIETGEIVGAGHASATGRFDDEQVFYLRARGIPEDQARRLIVRGFFAEIIQKIAVASVRDRLTEAIEHELELTEGIKN is encoded by the coding sequence ATGACCGCGCGGACAACAACTATCGAAGGCTCGGCACTGAACAAGGGCGAGCTGTTCGCGTCCTTCGACGTGGACGCGTTCGAGGTGCCGCACGGCCGCGACGAGATTTGGCGGTTCACCCCACTGAAGCGGTTGCGCGGCCTGCACGACGGCTCGGCCGTCGCCAACGGCAAGGCACAGATCACTGTCGGCGAACAGCCCGGCGTAAAAACCGATATCGTGCGCCGCGGCGACGAGCGGCTGGGTCAGGGCGGCGTTCCCGCCGACCGTGTTGCGGCCCAAGCATTCTCGTCATTCAACTCCGCGACGGTGGTGACCGTGGCGCGCGACACCGAGGTCGCCAAGCCGATCGAGATCGTCGTCACCGGGCCCGGCGAGGGCGCGGTCGCCTACGGCCATCTGCAGATCCGCGTCGAAGAACTCGCCCGGGCCATCGTCGTCGTCGACCTGCGCGGCAGCGGCACCTACGCCGACAACGTCGAGATCATCGTTGGTGACTCGGCGGCGCTCGGGGTGATCTGGATCGCCGACTGGGCCGACGACATGGTCCACGTCAGCGCGCATCACGCACGGCTGGGCAAGGATTCGGTGCTCGGTCACGTCAACGTGACGCTCGGGGGCGACCTGGTTCGTACCACGACGACGGTGCGGTTCACCGCGCCCGGCGGCGACGCGCAGCTGCTCGGCACCTATTTCGCCGACGACGGCCAGCACTTCGAATCCCGGTTGCTCGTCGACCACGCGCACCCGAACTGCCGCTCGGACGTGTTGTACAAGGGTGCGCTGCAAGGCGATCCGGACTCCAGCCGGCCCGACGCCCACACGGTGTGGATCGGCGATGTGCTGATCCGCGCGGAGGCCACTGGCACCGACACGTATGAGGCGAACCGCAATCTGGTGCTGACCGACGGCGCCCGCGCCGACTCGGTGCCCAACCTCGAAATCGAGACCGGCGAGATCGTCGGCGCCGGACACGCAAGTGCCACGGGAAGATTCGACGACGAGCAGGTGTTTTACCTAAGGGCTCGCGGTATCCCGGAAGACCAGGCCCGCCGATTGATCGTGCGTGGCTTCTTCGCCGAGATCATCCAGAAGATCGCTGTGGCTTCGGTGCGGGATCGGCTGACCGAGGCGATTGAACACGAACTTGAGTTAACCGAAGGAATCAAGAACTGA
- the sufB gene encoding Fe-S cluster assembly protein SufB, which translates to MTLTPEATKPVTEAPLTQEQAIASLGKYGYGWSDSDVAGASAQRGLSEAVVRDISAKKSEPDWMLQIRLKALRTFGKKPMPNWGSNLEGIHFDNIKYFVRSSEKQAATWDDLPADIKNTYDKLGIPEAEKQRLVSGVAAQYESEVVYHSIREDLEALGVIFLDTDTALKEHPELFRQYFGTVIPAGDNKFSALNTAVWSGGSFIYVPKGVHVDIPLQAYFRINTENMGQFERTLIIVDEGAYVHYVEGCTAPIYKSDSLHSAVVEIIVKPGGRCRYTTIQNWSNNVYNLVTKRARAEAGATMEWVDGNIGSKVTMKYPAVWMTGEYAKGEVLSVAFAGEGQHQDTGAKMLHLAPNTSSNIVSKSVARGGGRASYRGLVQVNKGAHGSRSSVKCDALLVDTISRSDTYPYVDIREDDVTMGHEATVSKVSEDQLFYLMSRGMTEDEAMAMVVRGFVEPIAKELPMEYALELNRLIELQMEGAVG; encoded by the coding sequence ATGACACTCACGCCAGAGGCAACCAAGCCGGTTACCGAAGCGCCGTTGACCCAGGAGCAGGCGATCGCATCCCTGGGCAAGTACGGCTACGGCTGGTCGGACTCCGACGTCGCGGGTGCCAGCGCGCAGCGTGGCCTGTCCGAGGCGGTCGTGCGGGACATCTCGGCGAAAAAGAGCGAGCCGGATTGGATGCTGCAGATCCGGCTGAAGGCGTTGCGCACATTCGGCAAGAAGCCGATGCCGAACTGGGGCTCGAACCTCGAGGGCATCCACTTCGACAACATCAAATACTTCGTGCGTTCCAGTGAGAAGCAGGCGGCCACGTGGGACGACCTGCCCGCCGACATCAAGAACACCTACGACAAGCTCGGCATCCCGGAGGCGGAGAAGCAGCGCCTGGTCTCGGGCGTCGCGGCGCAGTACGAGTCCGAGGTGGTCTACCACTCGATCCGCGAGGATCTCGAGGCGCTCGGCGTCATCTTCCTGGACACCGACACCGCGCTGAAGGAACACCCCGAGCTGTTCCGGCAGTACTTCGGCACGGTCATCCCGGCCGGTGACAACAAGTTCTCCGCGCTCAATACCGCGGTGTGGTCGGGTGGCTCGTTCATCTACGTCCCCAAGGGTGTGCACGTCGACATCCCGCTGCAGGCCTACTTCCGGATCAACACCGAGAACATGGGCCAGTTCGAGCGGACGCTGATCATCGTCGACGAAGGTGCCTACGTGCACTACGTCGAGGGCTGTACCGCGCCGATCTACAAGAGCGACTCGCTGCACTCGGCAGTGGTCGAGATCATCGTGAAGCCCGGTGGCCGTTGCCGTTACACGACCATCCAGAACTGGTCGAACAACGTCTACAACCTGGTCACCAAGCGGGCCCGAGCCGAAGCCGGCGCCACCATGGAGTGGGTCGACGGCAACATCGGGTCGAAGGTGACGATGAAGTACCCGGCGGTCTGGATGACCGGCGAATACGCCAAGGGCGAGGTGCTCTCGGTGGCGTTCGCCGGCGAGGGCCAGCACCAGGACACCGGCGCCAAGATGCTGCACCTGGCGCCCAACACGTCGAGCAACATCGTCTCCAAGTCGGTGGCACGTGGCGGCGGCCGCGCGTCCTACCGCGGCCTGGTGCAGGTGAACAAGGGTGCTCACGGGTCGCGCTCCAGCGTGAAATGCGATGCGCTGCTTGTCGATACGATCAGCCGCAGTGACACCTATCCGTACGTCGATATCCGCGAGGACGACGTCACGATGGGTCACGAGGCCACCGTGTCAAAGGTCAGCGAGGACCAACTGTTCTACCTGATGAGCCGCGGCATGACCGAGGACGAGGCGATGGCGATGGTCGTGCGCGGCTTCGTCGAGCCGATCGCCAAAGAGTTGCCGATGGAATACGCGCTGGAGCTCAACCGGCTGATCGAGTTGCAGATGGAGGGCGCGGTCGGATGA
- a CDS encoding helix-turn-helix transcriptional regulator produces MRAALLDRFPELSHTGVVKIRTADEAVAAPVIGAAAPAVLPDGHTRRAIVRLLLESGSITVSEICDRLGLAAAGVRRHLDALIEAGDAESAAAAAWQQAGRGRPAKRFRLTSAGRAKLDHAYDDLAAAAMRQLREIGGQGAVQTFARRRIDTILADVQPADSADDADVEAAAERLAGALTKAGYVATTTRVGPPLHGVQICQHHCPVSHVAEEFPELCEAEREAMAEVLGTHVQRLATIVNGDCACTTHVPLAPVASKAASKT; encoded by the coding sequence CTGAGGGCAGCCTTGCTAGACCGATTTCCGGAATTGAGTCACACTGGTGTTGTGAAAATCCGGACCGCTGACGAAGCCGTTGCCGCGCCCGTAATCGGCGCCGCGGCTCCTGCTGTGCTGCCGGATGGTCACACCCGCCGCGCCATTGTGCGGCTGCTGCTGGAATCCGGGTCGATCACCGTCAGTGAGATCTGTGACCGGCTGGGCCTGGCGGCCGCCGGCGTGCGCCGTCATCTCGACGCGCTGATCGAAGCGGGCGACGCGGAGTCCGCGGCGGCCGCGGCCTGGCAGCAGGCCGGACGCGGGCGTCCCGCGAAGCGTTTCCGGTTGACGTCGGCCGGCCGGGCCAAGCTCGACCACGCCTACGACGACCTGGCGGCCGCGGCGATGCGCCAGCTGCGCGAGATCGGCGGACAGGGCGCGGTGCAGACGTTCGCCCGGCGCCGCATCGACACGATCCTGGCCGATGTCCAGCCCGCCGATAGTGCCGACGACGCCGACGTCGAGGCCGCCGCCGAGCGGCTGGCCGGCGCGTTGACCAAGGCCGGCTACGTCGCCACCACGACTCGGGTGGGCCCGCCGCTGCACGGCGTGCAGATCTGCCAGCACCACTGCCCGGTATCGCATGTCGCCGAGGAATTCCCGGAGCTGTGCGAGGCCGAGCGGGAGGCGATGGCCGAGGTACTCGGCACTCACGTGCAGCGGTTGGCGACGATCGTCAACGGTGATTGCGCCTGTACCACCCACGTGCCACTCGCACCGGTTGCGAGCAAGGCAGCAAGCAAGACCTAG
- the mptB gene encoding polyprenol phosphomannose-dependent alpha 1,6 mannosyltransferase MptB, protein MAVRHHTLSSSIAALHGDEKPVGSPLNETELTALRRTRLFGATGTVLMGIGALGAGARPVVQDPTFGVRLLNLPSRIQTVSLTMTTVGAVMMALAWLMLGRFALGKRQMSRGELDRTLMLWMLPLLIAPPMYSKDVYSYLAQSQISLEGLDPYKVGPASGLGLGHVFTLSVPSVWRETPAPYGPLFLWIGRGISALTGENIVAAVLCHRLVVLAGVAMIVWAVPRLARRCGVAEVSALWLGVANPLLLMHLVAGIHNEALMLGLMLIGAEFALRGIDSPRLWPTSWRHLGPDWEPLGMLLAGSILITLSSQVKLPSLLALGFVTMALAYRCGGNLRALLLAGGGIGSLSLAVMGLVGWASGLGFGWMFTLGTANVVRSWMSPPTLLALATGQVGILLGLGDHTTAVLALTRFIGVLIIMVLVSWLLYAVFRGRLHPIGGLGVALGICVLLFPVVQPWYLLWAIIPLACWATRTGFRETVIVITLVVGIFGPTANGDRFALFQILDATLASAAVMAVLVALTYTRLPWRPLQSAPTGSGETNGDGPPGAGAPATPETPRATPRSESAPDAYADST, encoded by the coding sequence ATGGCAGTGCGCCACCACACGCTGAGCTCGTCGATCGCCGCCCTGCACGGCGACGAGAAGCCCGTGGGCTCACCGCTTAATGAGACCGAACTCACCGCACTTCGGCGCACCCGCCTGTTCGGCGCCACCGGAACGGTCCTGATGGGGATCGGCGCCCTGGGTGCCGGGGCCCGGCCCGTCGTGCAGGACCCCACCTTCGGCGTCCGGCTGTTGAACCTGCCGTCCCGGATCCAGACGGTGTCGCTGACCATGACCACGGTCGGGGCGGTCATGATGGCGCTCGCCTGGCTGATGCTGGGCCGATTCGCACTGGGCAAGCGGCAGATGTCGCGCGGCGAGCTGGATCGCACGCTGATGCTGTGGATGTTGCCGCTACTGATCGCACCGCCGATGTACAGCAAGGACGTCTACTCCTACCTGGCGCAGAGCCAGATCTCGCTCGAGGGTCTGGACCCCTACAAGGTCGGTCCCGCGTCCGGGCTTGGTCTCGGCCATGTGTTCACCCTGTCGGTGCCCAGCGTGTGGCGGGAGACGCCGGCGCCCTACGGTCCGTTGTTCTTGTGGATCGGCCGCGGGATCTCGGCGCTGACCGGCGAGAACATCGTCGCCGCGGTCCTCTGCCACCGCTTGGTCGTGCTGGCCGGCGTGGCGATGATCGTGTGGGCCGTGCCGCGGCTGGCCCGGCGCTGCGGCGTCGCCGAGGTGAGCGCGCTGTGGCTGGGCGTCGCCAACCCGCTGCTGCTGATGCATCTGGTCGCCGGCATCCACAACGAGGCACTGATGCTCGGGTTGATGCTGATCGGCGCCGAATTCGCGCTGCGCGGTATCGATTCGCCGCGGCTGTGGCCCACCTCGTGGCGCCACCTCGGCCCGGACTGGGAGCCGCTGGGGATGCTGCTGGCCGGCTCCATCCTGATCACCCTGTCCTCGCAGGTGAAGCTGCCCTCGCTGTTGGCGCTGGGGTTCGTGACGATGGCGCTGGCCTACCGCTGCGGCGGCAATCTGCGGGCGCTGCTGCTGGCGGGCGGCGGGATTGGCTCGTTGTCGCTGGCGGTGATGGGCCTGGTGGGCTGGGCCAGCGGACTGGGGTTCGGCTGGATGTTCACGCTCGGCACCGCCAACGTGGTGCGCAGCTGGATGTCGCCGCCGACGCTGCTGGCCCTGGCCACCGGGCAGGTGGGGATTCTGCTGGGCCTGGGCGATCACACCACCGCCGTGCTGGCACTGACCCGTTTTATCGGCGTGCTGATCATCATGGTGCTGGTCAGCTGGTTGCTGTACGCGGTGTTCCGCGGCCGGCTGCATCCGATCGGTGGCCTCGGTGTCGCGCTGGGCATCTGCGTGCTGCTGTTTCCCGTCGTGCAGCCCTGGTATCTGCTGTGGGCGATCATTCCGCTGGCCTGCTGGGCGACCCGCACCGGCTTCCGCGAGACGGTCATCGTGATCACGCTCGTCGTCGGCATCTTCGGACCGACGGCCAACGGCGACCGCTTTGCGCTGTTCCAAATCCTGGATGCCACCCTGGCCAGCGCCGCCGTGATGGCCGTGCTGGTCGCGCTGACCTACACCCGGCTGCCCTGGCGACCGCTGCAGTCCGCGCCGACCGGCAGCGGCGAAACGAACGGCGACGGGCCGCCCGGCGCCGGGGCCCCCGCGACCCCGGAGACCCCACGGGCCACCCCTAGATCCGAGTCGGCACCCGACGCCTACGCTGACTCGACGTGA
- a CDS encoding ABC transporter ATP-binding protein gives MSSGQHVPLDVPQAPETVVRLRGVSKQYGSTTAVCNLDLEVRAAEVLALLGPNGAGKTTTVEMCEGFVRPDAGTIEVLGLDPVADNARLRARIGVMLQGGGGYPAARAGEMLNLVASYAADPLDPQWLLATLGLTDAARTTYRRLSGGQQQRLALACALVGRPELVFLDEPTAGMDAHARLLVWELIDALRRDGVTVVLTTHQLKEAEELADRIVIIDRGATVAEGTPAELMRSGAKGQVRFTAPPRLDLSLLASALPEDYKATEVTPGEYLVEGSVDPQVLATVMAWCAQIDVLATDVRVEQRSLEDVFLELTGRKLRS, from the coding sequence GTGAGTTCGGGCCAGCATGTCCCTTTAGATGTCCCCCAAGCCCCCGAAACAGTGGTGCGGCTGCGCGGGGTGAGTAAGCAGTACGGCTCGACGACAGCTGTCTGCAATCTGGATCTCGAAGTTCGCGCCGCCGAGGTGCTGGCCCTGTTGGGCCCCAACGGCGCCGGCAAGACGACGACGGTCGAGATGTGCGAGGGCTTCGTACGCCCGGACGCCGGCACGATCGAGGTGCTGGGGCTGGACCCGGTCGCCGACAACGCCCGGCTGCGCGCGCGCATCGGGGTGATGCTGCAGGGCGGCGGCGGCTATCCGGCGGCCCGCGCCGGCGAAATGCTCAATCTGGTCGCGTCCTACGCCGCCGACCCGCTGGACCCGCAGTGGCTGCTGGCCACCTTGGGCCTGACCGATGCGGCCCGCACCACCTACCGGCGGCTTTCCGGCGGGCAACAGCAGCGGCTCGCGCTGGCCTGCGCGCTGGTCGGGCGTCCCGAACTGGTGTTCCTCGACGAGCCGACCGCCGGCATGGATGCGCATGCCCGGTTGCTGGTCTGGGAACTGATCGACGCACTGCGCCGCGATGGAGTGACGGTGGTGCTGACCACCCACCAACTCAAGGAGGCCGAGGAGCTGGCCGACCGGATCGTCATCATCGACCGTGGGGCGACGGTGGCGGAGGGCACTCCGGCGGAGTTGATGCGCTCCGGCGCGAAAGGCCAGGTGCGGTTCACCGCGCCGCCGCGACTTGACTTGTCGCTCTTGGCTTCTGCGCTGCCGGAGGACTACAAGGCCACCGAGGTGACGCCGGGCGAGTACCTGGTCGAGGGCTCGGTCGACCCGCAGGTGCTGGCGACGGTGATGGCGTGGTGCGCCCAAATCGATGTGTTGGCAACCGATGTGCGGGTCGAGCAGCGCAGCCTCGAAGATGTGTTCCTGGAGCTCACCGGCAGGAAGTTGCGGTCGTGA
- a CDS encoding ABC transporter permease: MTDTNSPVFPPGTFTPDPRPSAVPKMLSAQFGLELKLLLRNGEQLLLTMFIPITLLVGLTLLPFGSFGHNRAATFVPAIMALALISTAFTGQAIAIAFDRRYGALKRLGATPLPVWGIIAGKSLAVITVVFLQAIILGAIGFALGWRPSPLALVLGAAVIALGTAAFTALGLLLGGTLRAEIVLAVANLMWFVFAGLGALTLETNMIPTAVKWAARLTPSGALTEALSQAMTLSVDWFGVVVLAVWGAVAALAALRWFRFT, encoded by the coding sequence GTGACCGACACCAACAGCCCGGTGTTTCCGCCGGGGACCTTCACCCCCGATCCGCGTCCCAGTGCCGTGCCGAAAATGCTTTCCGCCCAATTCGGGCTGGAGCTGAAGCTGTTGCTGCGCAACGGCGAACAGCTGCTGCTGACCATGTTCATCCCGATCACACTGCTGGTCGGACTGACGCTGCTACCGTTCGGCTCGTTCGGCCACAACCGCGCCGCGACGTTCGTGCCGGCCATCATGGCGCTGGCGCTGATCTCGACGGCCTTCACCGGGCAGGCGATCGCCATCGCGTTCGACCGGCGCTACGGCGCGCTCAAACGCCTTGGCGCCACGCCACTTCCCGTCTGGGGGATCATCGCCGGCAAGTCTCTGGCCGTGATCACCGTCGTGTTCTTACAGGCAATTATCCTGGGCGCCATCGGTTTTGCGCTGGGCTGGCGCCCCTCTCCGCTGGCTCTTGTACTGGGCGCGGCGGTTATCGCGCTGGGCACCGCCGCCTTCACGGCGCTCGGCCTGCTGCTCGGCGGCACGCTGCGCGCCGAGATAGTGCTCGCGGTCGCCAACCTGATGTGGTTCGTCTTCGCCGGGTTGGGCGCGCTGACTCTCGAGACGAACATGATCCCGACGGCCGTCAAATGGGCGGCCCGGCTCACCCCGTCCGGCGCACTGACCGAGGCACTGTCGCAGGCGATGACGCTGTCGGTCGACTGGTTCGGCGTCGTCGTGCTCGCGGTGTGGGGCGCGGTGGCCGCGCTTGCCGCGCTGCGCTGGTTCCGCTTCACCTGA
- a CDS encoding COX15/CtaA family protein produces MAYDRAVARRVLMRLVDLLPDPSLRVQRIIAATVIVSQGGIAVTGSIVRVTASGLGCPTWPQCFPGSFVPVAVAEVPRVHQAVEFGNRMFSLAVVVTAALAVLAVYRARRRPEVLTYAWLMPVSTVVQAVIGGITVRTGLLWWTVAIHLLVSMTMVWLSVLLYVKVGEPDDGVVHERVAKPLRLLTALTGVNLAVVLVTGTLVTAAGPHAGDRSPSRTVPRLKIEITTLVHMHSSLLVAYLALLVGLGFGLLAVGATRAIMLRLGVLLALVCAQAAVGTTQYFTGVPAALVAVHVAGAAACTAATAALWASMRERAEPEPLAG; encoded by the coding sequence TTGGCCTACGATCGGGCGGTGGCAAGACGAGTGCTGATGCGGTTGGTGGACCTGCTCCCCGACCCCAGCCTGCGCGTCCAGCGGATCATTGCCGCCACCGTGATCGTTTCTCAGGGCGGTATCGCCGTCACCGGCTCGATCGTGCGGGTCACCGCGTCGGGACTCGGTTGCCCGACCTGGCCACAGTGTTTTCCCGGCAGTTTCGTCCCGGTCGCGGTGGCGGAGGTGCCGCGGGTGCATCAGGCGGTCGAGTTCGGCAACCGGATGTTCAGCCTCGCGGTGGTGGTCACCGCGGCGCTCGCCGTGCTGGCGGTTTACCGCGCCCGCCGGCGGCCCGAGGTGCTGACCTATGCGTGGCTGATGCCGGTGTCGACGGTGGTGCAGGCGGTGATCGGTGGCATCACGGTGCGCACCGGGTTGCTGTGGTGGACCGTGGCGATTCACCTGCTGGTGTCGATGACGATGGTGTGGCTGTCGGTGCTGCTGTACGTCAAGGTCGGCGAGCCGGACGACGGCGTGGTGCACGAGCGGGTGGCCAAGCCGCTGCGCCTGCTCACCGCGCTCACCGGGGTGAACCTGGCGGTGGTACTGGTCACCGGCACGCTGGTGACCGCGGCCGGCCCGCATGCCGGAGACCGGAGCCCGAGCCGGACGGTGCCGCGGCTGAAAATCGAGATCACGACGCTGGTGCACATGCATTCGTCGCTGCTGGTCGCCTATCTCGCACTGTTGGTCGGGCTGGGCTTCGGGCTGCTCGCGGTCGGCGCGACGCGGGCGATCATGCTGCGGCTGGGCGTGCTGCTCGCCCTGGTGTGCGCCCAGGCCGCGGTCGGTACCACGCAGTACTTCACCGGCGTCCCCGCCGCCCTGGTCGCCGTCCACGTCGCGGGCGCCGCGGCCTGCACCGCCGCCACCGCGGCGCTATGGGCGTCGATGCGAGAACGGGCCGAGCCCGAGCCGCTCGCAGGCTGA